A single region of the Pan troglodytes isolate AG18354 chromosome 18, NHGRI_mPanTro3-v2.0_pri, whole genome shotgun sequence genome encodes:
- the MAZ gene encoding myc-associated zinc finger protein isoform X2 → MDPSNWSSFIFQGHAQNPLQVGAELQSRFFASQGCAQSPFQAAPAPPPTPQAPAAEPLQVDLLPVLAAAQESAAAAAAAAAAAAAVAAAPPAPAAASTVDTAALKQPPAPPPPPPPVSAAEAAPPASAATIAAAAATAVVAPTSTVAVAPVASALEKKTKSKGPYICALCAKEFKNGYNLRRHEAIHTGAKAGRVPSGAMKMPTMVPLSLLSVPQLSGAGGGGGEAGAGGGAAAVAAGGVVTTTASGKRIRKNHACEMCGKAFRDVYHLNRHKLSHSDEKPYQCPVCQQRFKRKDRMSYHVRSHDGAVHKPYNCSHCGKSFSRPDHLNSHVRQVHSTERPFKCEKCEAAFATKDRLRAHTVRHEEKVPCHVCGKMLSSAYISDHMKVHSQGPHHVCELCNKGTGEVCPMAAAAAAAAAAAAVAAPPTAVGSLSGAEGVPVSSQPLPSQPW, encoded by the exons aTGGATCCCAGCAACTGGAGCAGCTTCATCTTCCAG GGTCACGCCCAGAACCCCCTGCAGGTCGGGGCTGAGCTCCAGTCCCGCTTCTTTGCCTCCCAGGGCTGCGCCCAGAGTCCATTCCAG GCCGCGCCGGCGCCCCCGCCCACGCCCCAGGCCCCGGCGGCCGAGCCCCTCCAGGTGGACTTGCTCCCGGTGCTCGCCGCCGCCCAGGAGTCCGCCGCGGCTGCTGCGGCCGCTGCCGCCGCTGCTGCCGCCGTCGCTGCCGCGCCCCCGGCCCCTGCTGCCGCCTCCACGGTGGACACAGCGGCCCTGAAGCAGCCTCCGGCGCCCCCTCCGCCACCCCCGCCAGTGTCGGCGGCCGAGGCCGCGCCCCCCGCCTCCGCCGCCACTATCGCCGCGGCGGCAGCCACCGCCGTCGTAGCCCCAACCTCGACGGTCGCCGTGGCCCCGGTCGCGTCTGCCTTGGAGAAGAAGACAAAGAGCAAGGGGCCCTATATCTGCGCTCTGTGCGCCAAGGAGTTCAAGAACGGCTACAATCTCCGGAGGCACGAAGCCATCCACACGGGAGCCAAGGCCGGCCGGGTCCCCTCGGGTGCTATGAAGATGCCCACCATGGTGCCCCTGAGCCTCCTGAGCGTGCCCCAGCTGAGCGGAGCCggcgggggagggggagaggcggGTGCCGGCGGCGGCGCTGCCGCAGTGGCCGCCGGTGGCGTGGTGACCACGACCGCCTCGGGGAAGCGCATCCGGAAGAACCACGCCTGCGAGATGTGTGGCAAGGCCTTCCGCGACGTCTACCACCTGAACCGACACAAGCTGTCGCACTCGGACGAGAAGCCCTACCAGTGCCCGGTGTGCCAGCAGCGCTTCAAGCGCAAGGACCGCATGAGCTACCACGTGCGCTCACATGACGGCGCTGTGCACAAGCCCTACAACTGCTCCCACTGTGGCAAGAGCTTCTCCCG GCCGGATCACCTCAACAGTCACGTCAGACAAGTGCACTCAACAGAACGGCCCTTCAAATGTGAG AAATGTGAGGCAGCTTTCGCCACGAAGGATCGGCTGCGGGCGCACACAGTACGACACGAGGAGAAAGTGCCATGTCACGTGTGTGGCAAGATGCTGAGCTCGGCTTATATTTCGGACCACATGAAGGTGCACAGCCAGGGTCCTCACCATGTCTGTGAGCTCTGCAACAAAG GTACTGGTGAGGTTTGTCcaatggcggcggcggcggcggcagcggcggcggcagcagcagtagcagcccCTCCCACAGCTGTGGGCTCCCTCTCGGGGGCGGAGGGGGTGCCTGTGAGCTCTCAGCCACTTCCCTCCCAACCCTGGTGA
- the MAZ gene encoding myc-associated zinc finger protein isoform X4, producing the protein MFPVFPCTLLAPPFPVLGLDSRGVGGLMNSFPPPQGHAQNPLQVGAELQSRFFASQGCAQSPFQAAPAPPPTPQAPAAEPLQVDLLPVLAAAQESAAAAAAAAAAAAAVAAAPPAPAAASTVDTAALKQPPAPPPPPPPVSAAEAAPPASAATIAAAAATAVVAPTSTVAVAPVASALEKKTKSKGPYICALCAKEFKNGYNLRRHEAIHTGAKAGRVPSGAMKMPTMVPLSLLSVPQLSGAGGGGGEAGAGGGAAAVAAGGVVTTTASGKRIRKNHACEMCGKAFRDVYHLNRHKLSHSDEKPYQCPVCQQRFKRKDRMSYHVRSHDGAVHKPYNCSHCGKSFSRPDHLNSHVRQVHSTERPFKCEKCEAAFATKDRLRAHTVRHEEKVPCHVCGKMLSSAYISDHMKVHSQGPHHVCELCNKGTGEVCPMAAAAAAAAAAAAVAAPPTAVGSLSGAEGVPVSSQPLPSQPW; encoded by the exons ATGTTCCCGGTGTTTCCTTGCACGCTGCTGGCCCCCCCCTTCCCCGTGCTGGGCCTGGATTCCCGGGGGGTGGGCGGCCTCATGAACTCCTTCCCGCCACCTCAGGGTCACGCCCAGAACCCCCTGCAGGTCGGGGCTGAGCTCCAGTCCCGCTTCTTTGCCTCCCAGGGCTGCGCCCAGAGTCCATTCCAG GCCGCGCCGGCGCCCCCGCCCACGCCCCAGGCCCCGGCGGCCGAGCCCCTCCAGGTGGACTTGCTCCCGGTGCTCGCCGCCGCCCAGGAGTCCGCCGCGGCTGCTGCGGCCGCTGCCGCCGCTGCTGCCGCCGTCGCTGCCGCGCCCCCGGCCCCTGCTGCCGCCTCCACGGTGGACACAGCGGCCCTGAAGCAGCCTCCGGCGCCCCCTCCGCCACCCCCGCCAGTGTCGGCGGCCGAGGCCGCGCCCCCCGCCTCCGCCGCCACTATCGCCGCGGCGGCAGCCACCGCCGTCGTAGCCCCAACCTCGACGGTCGCCGTGGCCCCGGTCGCGTCTGCCTTGGAGAAGAAGACAAAGAGCAAGGGGCCCTATATCTGCGCTCTGTGCGCCAAGGAGTTCAAGAACGGCTACAATCTCCGGAGGCACGAAGCCATCCACACGGGAGCCAAGGCCGGCCGGGTCCCCTCGGGTGCTATGAAGATGCCCACCATGGTGCCCCTGAGCCTCCTGAGCGTGCCCCAGCTGAGCGGAGCCggcgggggagggggagaggcggGTGCCGGCGGCGGCGCTGCCGCAGTGGCCGCCGGTGGCGTGGTGACCACGACCGCCTCGGGGAAGCGCATCCGGAAGAACCACGCCTGCGAGATGTGTGGCAAGGCCTTCCGCGACGTCTACCACCTGAACCGACACAAGCTGTCGCACTCGGACGAGAAGCCCTACCAGTGCCCGGTGTGCCAGCAGCGCTTCAAGCGCAAGGACCGCATGAGCTACCACGTGCGCTCACATGACGGCGCTGTGCACAAGCCCTACAACTGCTCCCACTGTGGCAAGAGCTTCTCCCG GCCGGATCACCTCAACAGTCACGTCAGACAAGTGCACTCAACAGAACGGCCCTTCAAATGTGAG AAATGTGAGGCAGCTTTCGCCACGAAGGATCGGCTGCGGGCGCACACAGTACGACACGAGGAGAAAGTGCCATGTCACGTGTGTGGCAAGATGCTGAGCTCGGCTTATATTTCGGACCACATGAAGGTGCACAGCCAGGGTCCTCACCATGTCTGTGAGCTCTGCAACAAAG GTACTGGTGAGGTTTGTCcaatggcggcggcggcggcggcagcggcggcggcagcagcagtagcagcccCTCCCACAGCTGTGGGCTCCCTCTCGGGGGCGGAGGGGGTGCCTGTGAGCTCTCAGCCACTTCCCTCCCAACCCTGGTGA
- the MAZ gene encoding myc-associated zinc finger protein isoform X3, giving the protein MFPVFPCTLLAPPFPVLGLDSRGVGGLMNSFPPPQGHAQNPLQVGAELQSRFFASQGCAQSPFQAAPAPPPTPQAPAAEPLQVDLLPVLAAAQESAAAAAAAAAAAAAVAAAPPAPAAASTVDTAALKQPPAPPPPPPPVSAAEAAPPASAATIAAAAATAVVAPTSTVAVAPVASALEKKTKSKGPYICALCAKEFKNGYNLRRHEAIHTGAKAGRVPSGAMKMPTMVPLSLLSVPQLSGAGGGGGEAGAGGGAAAVAAGGVVTTTASGKRIRKNHACEMCGKAFRDVYHLNRHKLSHSDEKPYQCPVCQQRFKRKDRMSYHVRSHDGAVHKPYNCSHCGKSFSRPDHLNSHVRQVHSTERPFKCEKCEAAFATKDRLRAHTVRHEEKVPCHVCGKMLSSAYISDHMKVHSQGPHHVCELCNKGFTTAAYLRIHAVKDHGLQAPRADRILCKLCSVHCKTPAQLAGHMQTHLGGAAPPVPGDAPQPQPTC; this is encoded by the exons ATGTTCCCGGTGTTTCCTTGCACGCTGCTGGCCCCCCCCTTCCCCGTGCTGGGCCTGGATTCCCGGGGGGTGGGCGGCCTCATGAACTCCTTCCCGCCACCTCAGGGTCACGCCCAGAACCCCCTGCAGGTCGGGGCTGAGCTCCAGTCCCGCTTCTTTGCCTCCCAGGGCTGCGCCCAGAGTCCATTCCAG GCCGCGCCGGCGCCCCCGCCCACGCCCCAGGCCCCGGCGGCCGAGCCCCTCCAGGTGGACTTGCTCCCGGTGCTCGCCGCCGCCCAGGAGTCCGCCGCGGCTGCTGCGGCCGCTGCCGCCGCTGCTGCCGCCGTCGCTGCCGCGCCCCCGGCCCCTGCTGCCGCCTCCACGGTGGACACAGCGGCCCTGAAGCAGCCTCCGGCGCCCCCTCCGCCACCCCCGCCAGTGTCGGCGGCCGAGGCCGCGCCCCCCGCCTCCGCCGCCACTATCGCCGCGGCGGCAGCCACCGCCGTCGTAGCCCCAACCTCGACGGTCGCCGTGGCCCCGGTCGCGTCTGCCTTGGAGAAGAAGACAAAGAGCAAGGGGCCCTATATCTGCGCTCTGTGCGCCAAGGAGTTCAAGAACGGCTACAATCTCCGGAGGCACGAAGCCATCCACACGGGAGCCAAGGCCGGCCGGGTCCCCTCGGGTGCTATGAAGATGCCCACCATGGTGCCCCTGAGCCTCCTGAGCGTGCCCCAGCTGAGCGGAGCCggcgggggagggggagaggcggGTGCCGGCGGCGGCGCTGCCGCAGTGGCCGCCGGTGGCGTGGTGACCACGACCGCCTCGGGGAAGCGCATCCGGAAGAACCACGCCTGCGAGATGTGTGGCAAGGCCTTCCGCGACGTCTACCACCTGAACCGACACAAGCTGTCGCACTCGGACGAGAAGCCCTACCAGTGCCCGGTGTGCCAGCAGCGCTTCAAGCGCAAGGACCGCATGAGCTACCACGTGCGCTCACATGACGGCGCTGTGCACAAGCCCTACAACTGCTCCCACTGTGGCAAGAGCTTCTCCCG GCCGGATCACCTCAACAGTCACGTCAGACAAGTGCACTCAACAGAACGGCCCTTCAAATGTGAG AAATGTGAGGCAGCTTTCGCCACGAAGGATCGGCTGCGGGCGCACACAGTACGACACGAGGAGAAAGTGCCATGTCACGTGTGTGGCAAGATGCTGAGCTCGGCTTATATTTCGGACCACATGAAGGTGCACAGCCAGGGTCCTCACCATGTCTGTGAGCTCTGCAACAAAG GCTTCACCACGGCAGCATACCTGCGCATCCACGCGGTGAAGGACCACGGGCTCCAGGCCCCGCGGGCTGACCGCATCCTGTGCAAGCTGTGCAGCGTGCACTGCAAGACCCCTGCCCAGCTGGCCGGCCACATGCAGACCCATCTGGGGGGGGCCGCCCCCCCTGTCCCGGGAGACGCCCCCCAGCCACAGCCCACCTGCTGA
- the MAZ gene encoding myc-associated zinc finger protein isoform X1, with protein MDPSNWSSFIFQGHAQNPLQVGAELQSRFFASQGCAQSPFQAAPAPPPTPQAPAAEPLQVDLLPVLAAAQESAAAAAAAAAAAAAVAAAPPAPAAASTVDTAALKQPPAPPPPPPPVSAAEAAPPASAATIAAAAATAVVAPTSTVAVAPVASALEKKTKSKGPYICALCAKEFKNGYNLRRHEAIHTGAKAGRVPSGAMKMPTMVPLSLLSVPQLSGAGGGGGEAGAGGGAAAVAAGGVVTTTASGKRIRKNHACEMCGKAFRDVYHLNRHKLSHSDEKPYQCPVCQQRFKRKDRMSYHVRSHDGAVHKPYNCSHCGKSFSRPDHLNSHVRQVHSTERPFKCEKCEAAFATKDRLRAHTVRHEEKVPCHVCGKMLSSAYISDHMKVHSQGPHHVCELCNKGFTTAAYLRIHAVKDHGLQAPRADRILCKLCSVHCKTPAQLAGHMQTHLGGAAPPVPGDAPQPQPTC; from the exons aTGGATCCCAGCAACTGGAGCAGCTTCATCTTCCAG GGTCACGCCCAGAACCCCCTGCAGGTCGGGGCTGAGCTCCAGTCCCGCTTCTTTGCCTCCCAGGGCTGCGCCCAGAGTCCATTCCAG GCCGCGCCGGCGCCCCCGCCCACGCCCCAGGCCCCGGCGGCCGAGCCCCTCCAGGTGGACTTGCTCCCGGTGCTCGCCGCCGCCCAGGAGTCCGCCGCGGCTGCTGCGGCCGCTGCCGCCGCTGCTGCCGCCGTCGCTGCCGCGCCCCCGGCCCCTGCTGCCGCCTCCACGGTGGACACAGCGGCCCTGAAGCAGCCTCCGGCGCCCCCTCCGCCACCCCCGCCAGTGTCGGCGGCCGAGGCCGCGCCCCCCGCCTCCGCCGCCACTATCGCCGCGGCGGCAGCCACCGCCGTCGTAGCCCCAACCTCGACGGTCGCCGTGGCCCCGGTCGCGTCTGCCTTGGAGAAGAAGACAAAGAGCAAGGGGCCCTATATCTGCGCTCTGTGCGCCAAGGAGTTCAAGAACGGCTACAATCTCCGGAGGCACGAAGCCATCCACACGGGAGCCAAGGCCGGCCGGGTCCCCTCGGGTGCTATGAAGATGCCCACCATGGTGCCCCTGAGCCTCCTGAGCGTGCCCCAGCTGAGCGGAGCCggcgggggagggggagaggcggGTGCCGGCGGCGGCGCTGCCGCAGTGGCCGCCGGTGGCGTGGTGACCACGACCGCCTCGGGGAAGCGCATCCGGAAGAACCACGCCTGCGAGATGTGTGGCAAGGCCTTCCGCGACGTCTACCACCTGAACCGACACAAGCTGTCGCACTCGGACGAGAAGCCCTACCAGTGCCCGGTGTGCCAGCAGCGCTTCAAGCGCAAGGACCGCATGAGCTACCACGTGCGCTCACATGACGGCGCTGTGCACAAGCCCTACAACTGCTCCCACTGTGGCAAGAGCTTCTCCCG GCCGGATCACCTCAACAGTCACGTCAGACAAGTGCACTCAACAGAACGGCCCTTCAAATGTGAG AAATGTGAGGCAGCTTTCGCCACGAAGGATCGGCTGCGGGCGCACACAGTACGACACGAGGAGAAAGTGCCATGTCACGTGTGTGGCAAGATGCTGAGCTCGGCTTATATTTCGGACCACATGAAGGTGCACAGCCAGGGTCCTCACCATGTCTGTGAGCTCTGCAACAAAG GCTTCACCACGGCAGCATACCTGCGCATCCACGCGGTGAAGGACCACGGGCTCCAGGCCCCGCGGGCTGACCGCATCCTGTGCAAGCTGTGCAGCGTGCACTGCAAGACCCCTGCCCAGCTGGCCGGCCACATGCAGACCCATCTGGGGGGGGCCGCCCCCCCTGTCCCGGGAGACGCCCCCCAGCCACAGCCCACCTGCTGA
- the MAZ gene encoding myc-associated zinc finger protein isoform X5, whose product MFPVFPCTLLAPPFPVLGLDSRGVGGLMNSFPPPQGHAQNPLQVGAELQSRFFASQGCAQSPFQAAPAPPPTPQAPAAEPLQVDLLPVLAAAQESAAAAAAAAAAAAAVAAAPPAPAAASTVDTAALKQPPAPPPPPPPVSAAEAAPPASAATIAAAAATAVVAPTSTVAVAPVASALEKKTKSKGPYICALCAKEFKNGYNLRRHEAIHTGAKAGRVPSGAMKMPTMVPLSLLSVPQLSGAGGGGGEAGAGGGAAAVAAGGVVTTTASGKRIRKNHACEMCGKAFRDVYHLNRHKLSHSDEKPYQCPVCQQRFKRKDRMSYHVRSHDGAVHKPYNCSHCGKSFSRPDHLNSHVRQVHSTERPFKCEASSCHSHFLQIKDPQGSDSFNLLLPPPQPTKL is encoded by the exons ATGTTCCCGGTGTTTCCTTGCACGCTGCTGGCCCCCCCCTTCCCCGTGCTGGGCCTGGATTCCCGGGGGGTGGGCGGCCTCATGAACTCCTTCCCGCCACCTCAGGGTCACGCCCAGAACCCCCTGCAGGTCGGGGCTGAGCTCCAGTCCCGCTTCTTTGCCTCCCAGGGCTGCGCCCAGAGTCCATTCCAG GCCGCGCCGGCGCCCCCGCCCACGCCCCAGGCCCCGGCGGCCGAGCCCCTCCAGGTGGACTTGCTCCCGGTGCTCGCCGCCGCCCAGGAGTCCGCCGCGGCTGCTGCGGCCGCTGCCGCCGCTGCTGCCGCCGTCGCTGCCGCGCCCCCGGCCCCTGCTGCCGCCTCCACGGTGGACACAGCGGCCCTGAAGCAGCCTCCGGCGCCCCCTCCGCCACCCCCGCCAGTGTCGGCGGCCGAGGCCGCGCCCCCCGCCTCCGCCGCCACTATCGCCGCGGCGGCAGCCACCGCCGTCGTAGCCCCAACCTCGACGGTCGCCGTGGCCCCGGTCGCGTCTGCCTTGGAGAAGAAGACAAAGAGCAAGGGGCCCTATATCTGCGCTCTGTGCGCCAAGGAGTTCAAGAACGGCTACAATCTCCGGAGGCACGAAGCCATCCACACGGGAGCCAAGGCCGGCCGGGTCCCCTCGGGTGCTATGAAGATGCCCACCATGGTGCCCCTGAGCCTCCTGAGCGTGCCCCAGCTGAGCGGAGCCggcgggggagggggagaggcggGTGCCGGCGGCGGCGCTGCCGCAGTGGCCGCCGGTGGCGTGGTGACCACGACCGCCTCGGGGAAGCGCATCCGGAAGAACCACGCCTGCGAGATGTGTGGCAAGGCCTTCCGCGACGTCTACCACCTGAACCGACACAAGCTGTCGCACTCGGACGAGAAGCCCTACCAGTGCCCGGTGTGCCAGCAGCGCTTCAAGCGCAAGGACCGCATGAGCTACCACGTGCGCTCACATGACGGCGCTGTGCACAAGCCCTACAACTGCTCCCACTGTGGCAAGAGCTTCTCCCG GCCGGATCACCTCAACAGTCACGTCAGACAAGTGCACTCAACAGAACGGCCCTTCAAATGTGAG GCCTCATCATGTCACTCCCATTTCCTACAGATCAAAGATCCCCAAGGCTCTGATTCCTTTAATCTCTTGctcccccctccccagcccaccaAGCTTTAA